From Azospirillum sp. TSA2s, a single genomic window includes:
- a CDS encoding MFS transporter produces MRNKIPYRWVVAIVLFVAYSIQYLDRVKSSVLTPAIAQDIGLTTADIGTGAFLMLLFYGPAQYISGLLTDRFGAKKILLFSVVAWSVMTAWMGLIQSRDEYLLRMATFGFLVGTEYVPSARILMRWFNKQGRARAQALLSWAWILTPAWASVFATHLAQVSGDWRLVFYVTAACGVLPLALIGLMVFDRPEQYPKITPDELDHAYRDEIEEGVIKKGEYGDARNTILRSNTITFVQFFRNPSYVAVVFVDIVMQVTLYGALTWIPLYLSDVFHFKLQTMGWWSSLYFLAGAVGSFTSSYLSDRVFHGNRRIMIMTCFIGLAPFVFLLATLQSADPVLLAVALCGMGFFGNMAWGPFLAVPAEIFTPEVYGKAMGFVNGAGYFVAAFSAKIFGALVVVTAAGKDYSNGWYFIGVCVLLGIVAASFIRPRLQREGGIQGRPAPARA; encoded by the coding sequence ATGAGGAACAAGATTCCCTATCGGTGGGTCGTGGCGATCGTGCTCTTCGTCGCCTACAGCATCCAATATCTCGACCGGGTGAAGTCGAGCGTCCTCACCCCGGCGATCGCCCAGGATATCGGTCTGACGACGGCCGACATCGGGACCGGCGCCTTTCTCATGCTGCTGTTCTATGGTCCGGCACAATATATCTCGGGCCTGCTCACCGATCGTTTCGGTGCCAAGAAGATCCTGCTTTTCTCAGTGGTCGCGTGGTCGGTGATGACGGCTTGGATGGGGCTGATCCAGTCCCGTGACGAGTATCTGCTGCGCATGGCGACGTTTGGCTTTCTCGTCGGCACCGAGTATGTGCCCTCCGCCCGCATCCTGATGCGCTGGTTCAACAAGCAGGGGCGCGCACGGGCACAGGCACTGTTGTCCTGGGCCTGGATTCTGACGCCCGCCTGGGCCAGCGTCTTCGCCACCCATCTGGCGCAGGTGTCCGGCGATTGGCGGCTGGTCTTCTACGTCACCGCCGCCTGCGGTGTCCTGCCGCTGGCTCTGATCGGTCTGATGGTTTTCGACCGGCCGGAACAGTATCCCAAGATTACGCCGGACGAACTCGACCACGCCTACCGCGATGAGATCGAGGAGGGGGTGATCAAGAAGGGTGAGTACGGCGACGCCCGGAATACGATCCTTCGCAGCAACACGATCACGTTCGTCCAGTTCTTCCGCAATCCCAGCTATGTCGCGGTGGTCTTCGTCGACATCGTGATGCAGGTGACCCTCTACGGCGCCCTGACCTGGATTCCGCTGTATCTGTCCGACGTGTTCCACTTCAAGCTTCAGACGATGGGGTGGTGGAGTTCCCTCTATTTTCTGGCCGGCGCGGTCGGCAGCTTCACCTCGTCCTATCTGTCGGATCGCGTGTTCCACGGCAACCGCCGCATCATGATCATGACCTGCTTCATCGGTCTGGCGCCCTTCGTCTTCCTACTGGCGACCCTGCAGAGCGCCGATCCGGTTCTGCTGGCGGTCGCGCTGTGCGGCATGGGGTTTTTCGGGAACATGGCATGGGGCCCCTTTCTGGCCGTGCCGGCGGAAATCTTCACCCCTGAGGTTTATGGCAAGGCGATGGGGTTCGTGAACGGTGCCGGATACTTCGTCGCCGCATTCAGCGCGAAGATCTTCGGTGCCCTGGTGGTGGTGACGGCTGCGGGCAAGGATTACTCGAACGGTTGGTACTTCATCGGGGTCTGCGTCCTGCTCGGCATCGTCGCCGCCAGCTTCATCCGTCCCCGGCTGCAACGGGAAGGAGGGATCCAAGGGCGGCCGGCTCCTGCGCGCGCCTGA
- a CDS encoding GntR family transcriptional regulator gives MGDEIKVDQEAASIAETAYQRIEEMIVTRALPPGSMISENRLAEELGCGRTPIREALQRLKLEGFIEIHPRRGALVTPVDVMKQLELLEVRLPLELLMSRLAIRRATKAERSEMLRLAAVIRQAAATGNRSLYLTTNRAIHEIRTAAAHNGMLAQTARGVLALSRRFWYAYIEDTDSFTEAADLHAKILTAIAESSEERAVEATQGFIDFLDRLTRRALSRDF, from the coding sequence ATGGGGGACGAGATCAAGGTGGATCAGGAAGCGGCGTCGATCGCCGAAACGGCGTATCAGCGGATCGAGGAGATGATCGTCACGCGGGCGCTGCCTCCGGGATCGATGATTTCTGAGAACCGGCTGGCCGAAGAGTTGGGATGCGGACGCACGCCGATCCGCGAGGCGCTGCAACGGCTGAAGCTCGAAGGCTTCATCGAGATTCACCCGCGCCGCGGCGCGCTGGTTACCCCGGTGGACGTCATGAAGCAACTGGAACTGCTGGAGGTCCGCCTGCCGCTGGAACTGCTGATGTCCCGGCTGGCGATCCGGCGCGCCACCAAAGCGGAACGGTCGGAAATGCTGCGGCTGGCCGCGGTCATCCGGCAGGCGGCCGCGACCGGAAACCGTTCTCTCTATCTCACGACGAACCGCGCCATCCATGAAATCCGCACCGCGGCTGCCCACAACGGCATGCTGGCGCAAACCGCAAGGGGTGTCCTGGCGCTCTCGCGGCGCTTCTGGTACGCCTACATCGAGGACACCGACAGCTTCACGGAAGCCGCCGACCTGCACGCCAAGATCCTGACCGCCATCGCGGAATCGTCGGAAGAGCGCGCCGTCGAAGCGACACAGGGCTTCATCGATTTCCTCGACCGGCTGACGCGCCGCGCCCTGTCGCGCGATTTCTAA